TCAGGCCCCTCTCGGGCCTGCCCCGATTCTATCGGAGTAGAGTTCGCCAATCACTCGGGTAAGCAGGGCGGCGTCGGTGCGAGCGTCTATTTGCTGCCGGATGCGCTGCTCGGCTTGCTCGACCGCGAGCCGGGCAGCAAAGGCGCGCAGCTCCATCTGCGCCGCCCGGCCGGCGGCCTCCATCTCCGCCGCGGCCGCCTTCAAAATCTTATCCGTCTCCGACCGGGCCAGGGCGCGAATGCGCTCTCGCTCGGCCTCCGACTCCCGGCGCGCCTCCGCGCGCTCGGCAGTTACTTCAGCCTCGAGCTGGCTCAAGCGAGCCTCGATCGCGGCCATTTTTCGTTCGGAATCCTGCCGGGCTTTCCCTGCCTCGCGCATGGCGCTTGAAATCATTTCCGCATTCCGCCTGAACCACGGCCGGCCGAATTTCCAGATGACGTAGAACCCTGCCCCGAGGAGGGTGGCAAAATTAATCCACTTGAAAAGCGCGGTATGAGTTTCCGGTGCCTCGCCGGTTTCCGCTTCGGCCGCATGCCCCGGCACCGTCCCGCTGAGCAAGATCGCGAGGAGCACACCCAGCGCGGCCAGGACGAAGAAGCGGCGATGGAAATGGATTTTCATGCGGCGGGCCGGTCCCCGCTTGTCGGGATGCGTGGCGACAGGATGGCGCGGGCGATTTCTTCCGCAAGCATGCGACTTTCGACCTCCACCTGACGCCGAGCCTCCGCGAGTTCGGCGTTGATTTGAGCCTTGCGCTGCTGAATCTGCTCGTTGGCCTGGCGGCGGGCCTCCTTCAGGAGCGCCGCGCGCTCTTCGAGGGCTCCGCGGCGGGCCGTCTCCTGCTGGCGATAGATGTCGGCGCGCGCCATCCGCATCGCCTCCTCATAGCGGCGCGTCTTTTCCTCGACCGCAGCCAGGTTCTCTTCCGCCTTGCGGCGGGCGCCGGTGATGGCCGCCTCGCGTTCTTCCATCACCCGCATAAAGGGCTTGAAAAAGAGCAGCCGCATCAGCGCCAGAAAGAGAAGGAGCAGCAGCGAAGTGGGCAGGGCTTGCCAGAGGAGTTGACCCAGACTGCGAGCGATCTCTTCCATCCCATGTCACTCAGGGGCTGGCCAGGCATCCTCCCTGCCCGGGTTCGCCAGGATAAGAGGGGCGAACGCATTCCCGAGCAGGCATCGCCCAGTGAATTCGAATCTGCCAGACAAAGCTCATTTTTGTAACATACGAGGAAATTCGCGTCAAGGCGGGTTGGTCGGCTTTCGCGGCTCTGCTACAATGCCTTCTCGCGTAAGTCGATAGGATTTGCGCGCGGCATGCGATGGCGCCGCAATGAGCCCGCTCGCGAAGACCGGCGATGACCGCTGCGGCGCCGGCTCAAGCCCGCGTGAGAGGTAGCCTCAAATGCCTTCTTTTCCCGGCGTGGACTACATCGAATTCGATTCCCTTCTAAGCGACGAGGAAAAGCTCGTCCGGCAATCCGTCCGCCGATTTGTGGACGATGCGGTGATGCCGCTCATTGAGAAATGCGCGAGCGAGGGCCGCTTTCCCCGCGAACTGGTGCCTCCAATGGCCGAACTGGGCTATCTTGGCGCCCAGCTCGAAGGTTACGGCTGCGCCGGGATGTCCGCCGTGGAATACGGGCTGGTCATGCAAGAGCTCGAGCGAGGCGACTCCGGCCTGCGCAGTTTTGCTTCCGTCCAGGGCGCGCTGGTGATGTACCCCATCCATGCCTTTGGGAGCGAAGAGCAGAAGCGAAAGTGGCTGCCCAAGATGGCGAAAGGAGAAATGATCGGCTGCTTCGGCCTGACCGAACCGCAGTTTGGATCCAACCCCGGCGGGATGCTGACGCGCGCGCGGAAAGACGGGAACAGCTACATCTTGAACGGCGAAAAAATGTGGATCACCTCAGGGACGATTGCCGACCTGGCG
The DNA window shown above is from Candidatus Acidiferrales bacterium and carries:
- a CDS encoding ATP synthase F0 subunit B, yielding MEEIARSLGQLLWQALPTSLLLLLFLALMRLLFFKPFMRVMEEREAAITGARRKAEENLAAVEEKTRRYEEAMRMARADIYRQQETARRGALEERAALLKEARRQANEQIQQRKAQINAELAEARRQVEVESRMLAEEIARAILSPRIPTSGDRPAA